The genomic interval AACCAGGTCGGAGGGCGCAACATAGTTCTTGAGCAAGCCTTTATCCACAATGGCATACCATTTGTGTCAGAAGTCCCAACAATCATCTTTGGCGCTGATGTCACACACTCTCCACCTGGAGAGGACTCTGCATCATCTATGCTGCGGTTAGTACCTTCCTAGCTAACGGTTATTCAATTCATTACTTGATCTGTTTGATGTTGTCCTACAATATAAGATCATGGGCTATCCTGTGCATAACTTGATGCAATAGATGAACTATCTTTTTCTTCCCAAAGTTTATTGCTTTTCAGATACAAACTttactgttattttttttttttgtgttcatGTAGGTTGTGGCATCAATGGATTGGCCTGAAATCACCAAATACCGAGGTCTGGTCTCTGCTCAACCACATAGACAGGAGATAATAGAAGATCTCTTTAGTGTTGATAAAGGTCCAGTGAAGGTTGTAAATGGTGGGATGATCAGGTAAATTTGTGGTCAATCTGGTATTGCAATTGTATATTATCGTAGTTTCATCTAGGAACTGACCATGCTCTTGTTTACAGGGATTTACTTATCGCATTCCGCAAGAAGACTGGCAGAAGGCCTGAGAGGATAATCTTCTATAGGTATGTCCTGCAAATTCTGTTCTGTTCAGTGGTATGTCCAGTTAAATGAAATTTGTTGAGTGGTCATTCTCCTCTGCAGAGATGGTGTAAGTGAAGGTCAGTTCAGCCACGTGCTTCTTCATGAAATGGATGCCATCAGAAAGGTGAGCTTCGCATCATGATACATCTCTCTGTGTCATCTATTCTGGACAAGCCAATTTCATTGTTGTTTTCTGAGTTTAATCCTTTTGCATTGCAAGGCTTGTGCATCTTTGGAGAGGGATATCTACCACCTGTCACATATGTAGTAGTCCAGAAAAGGCATCACACAAGGTTTTTCCCAGAGGTTCATGGGAGGCGAGACATGACTGACAAGAGCGGAAACATCCTTCCGGGTCAGTGTTCTTGTTGGTTGCTACTGAGAACATACATCTGCTACTTCATCAGGCATTTGATGATTGGATATATTGTTGTGTTCTGTTTCTTTTGGTCCTGCAGGAACTTTCATGGACCGTCAGATTTTCCATCCTACAGAGTTCGATTTCCACCTGTGTAGCCATGCTGGCATACAGGTAAACCCATGCTGGAAACTGTTTGCAGATTGCACAAATTTTTCCAGCCAACAAAATATTTTCAGTTAATGTGTGCTGTTGACATTCCTTTTCTCAGGGTACTAGCAGGCCAACTCATTACCATGTCCTTTATGATGAGAACCATTTTACAGCTGATGCACTTCAGTCCCTGACCAACAATCTTTGCTATACGTAAGTTCATTTCTCTCTGTCTCCGCTTAGTTGCTGAGCTCCGTTAGTCTTTCGGGTGCGTCAACTCCGATAATTCCTACTGTTGGCAAAATGCAGCTATGCGCGATGCACCCGTGCAGTGTCTGTGGGTGAGTCTTCTTTTCTTGCATCTTTGTTTCTCATTTCTGCATTAGTTTGCTTAGCTTTGTATACCTCCTTTTCAAATCTGGTGCATTCATCCATGGATAGCTCCTTTTCCTATCTGTGCAATTTAGCATGTTCTAAATTTGGGTCTTTTTACTGTATGTAATGTACCTCCATTCATCATGTGATCTTGCTTTTAAAGTGAATTGAAACTACTGTTATTTGCTTGTCAAGCACCATCAATGTCATCATGTTAAATGTCCCTTAACATCTGCTTTCCAAATCTGCTGCATCTGCATTTATATCCTATAGTTTTGCATGTGATTCTCCCATGTTACTTTCTACATACTAGCAGTTGAACTGCAGAGATTCCTTTCTATGTAATTCTCCTGTTCTCTGTTGCATTTATCCACCGATGTAGtgcttattttcttttctgtgCAGTCCCACCAGCCTACTATGCTTATCTTGCTGCATTCCGCGGGCATTGCCATGTGGAAGGTCAGTGTTTTTGTTGTTTATGTTACTGAGAGCATTCACTATTGCAATCTCTGTGGTTTTTGTGACATTGTTGTATCAAtgcatcttctcttttcctGTGAGCATGGAAAAGTATATACTGAAGTTATAGGTTATTGTGAACTCTGAATTATACATGTTCTCAACTACATAAAAACACTTATTAGCATGTTTTGGAATTAGATCTTAGTCTTCTGTAATGCATTTTAATTCATAATGTGATTCACATTTTCATTTACTCTAATGCTCCTCATTTCACCTGTAATCTGTTTCTCCAtgtttatttgaattttcatCATTTTACTTTTGATGCGATCACGTTTTCTGGATCTAGCAgatataattatttaatttattatcttATTCAGATGCTATTAACCTGTTTTGACTGACAGGGTACTTATCTTCTTTATGTGTAGTCCAACCTTCTGTTGACGGATGTGTTGCTGCATCCTCTGGCAGTAACGGGAAGATAGCTTTACACAGGGAGGAGCCTATAAAGCTTGTGAAGGACATTTCTTCTGAGAATAAAATTAATCCTAatggttaattttttttgttctcttttttgTTCTCATACTCAGATACTCATGATAAAATGTCTTTCTGACCCTGTACTGCTTGCTTTGCTCATGCAGTCCAGATACTCGAGGCTGAATGCTGCAATGAGTCTACCACAACTCTTCAGGTAATCAAGTGTTTATTTTCCTGTGTTTATTTTTTCAGGATATAGTCACATGTTTAATCAGGGTACTAAATTTCATGCCTGGCAGGCTCTTGTGCGAATCAATGATTATCCAACAATTTGTGTGGATATTAAGCTTGATACTTCACTAGAAGAATTGGTTTCTTTGTCATTTGAGAAACAAGGGGTTTTCCTGTCTGATTATTATGTCTATTGCAACGGTAGGATGATTACTGACAGTTGTGCATTTGAATCCGTGAAAGCAAGCAAAGCTATCATATGCTTAATCATGCCGCGTCTTCGAGGCGGAATGTACGTATGTTTTCAACTTTTCTTACATTTACTGTAAcaattgttcttttcttttgctattctgtgattaatataaaattttaaatgcaGGATGAATGATTTAGATTGCATTCCTCTTGAGGATTATATCCGTGGTCTTGGCGACGAGCTATTTGAGGTTGTTCATATACCACCTGATTTACAAGTTCCAAGTTACCCCAAGTTCCTTGCTTCTTTGGGTTTCCCCGGAAGATCAATTATTCTTCAAATCCTTCTTTTGATGGGTGGCATTCATTCAACTCACTGTTTGCCAAGTTTCTCAATTTCTGACCTTGTTTACTACCCTCATCTTCAATGCGTTGATCTTACGAAAGATATCAGAACAAAGCTTGTGTGGTTTAGTATGGATCGTTATGCACTTAATTTACAAGATCTAGCAAAGATTGTTACCCAATTTTTTAGGTATAACGCAGACAAAGTGGCTGCAAAGCTATCAGATATCCATGAGCTAAGGTCTGGCTTGGGCGAACTACCTCTTTTTGTTAAAGCATTTGTTAATGATCTGAAGAAACCAAGTAGTTGGTCTGGTTTAAGTCCCAAATGGAGAAGCTTTTATTCCAAGCACTCAGGTCTGCGTTCAACCTGTGGAAGAGTGAACTTCATCTTTTCACTTGATTTCCATACAGATTACATGACCCCAGTTGATCATAAAAACTTCATTAGTAAAATGGGTTATCTAAAAGATAATTGGTTGGAAATTGCACTCGAGTGCCCTGCAATGAAGGATgtcatattttttccttttctcgaTTCTTCAACTGGAAAGGTGACAACAAAAGTATATATGGTAAAGTCTGTTGCTTCCTGGCTAGACTTTGCAAGAATATTCCTGAAGCATTGCAGAAAAGGCCTGGTAAAATACTGACTTGATGTCTGTTTAATCTCTTTCTCTTAATGAATctaatatattgttttatttgATAGTGTACTGATAAGGAAGCTGAAGCTATTTTATGTGTTCTGTTCTGGAGAATAATTATTATTGCACAATTCAAGCTTTTTGAGGATTATCAGCCAGCAAAAACTGAGAAGGATGGATCGAGCTTAACTATGGACGAAATATTGGATCCTCGTTAGGTACAATTTTCTGTTTTTCACACATGAACTAAGATCTTTAAAATGTGTCAATCTATTATAAGTGAATGCTACTTTGTAGTCACAAGAAAGGAGGGGAGTAAAAATGATGGGATCAAATTTGTTTTGTTGCCCTTATATAACTTGGAATATTTGTCTTCT from Oryza glaberrima chromosome 3, OglaRS2, whole genome shotgun sequence carries:
- the LOC127765153 gene encoding LOW QUALITY PROTEIN: protein argonaute MEL1-like (The sequence of the model RefSeq protein was modified relative to this genomic sequence to represent the inferred CDS: inserted 1 base in 1 codon); translation: MDARPVSINPQSKSRATNREVLNELIKLHGKTSLGGKLLAYDGRKSLYTAGSLPFESEEFVVKLIDPEKKDKERAEREYKITVRIAGRTDLYDLQQFLLGRQRDMPQETIQVLYIVLRESPSWNYVTVSRSFFSTQFGHRGDIGEGLECWKGYYQSLRPTQMGLSLNIDISATSFFKPVTVIQFVEEFLNMCDTSRPLSDRDRVKIKKALRGVRIETNHQEDQIRRYKITGITPIPMNQLIFHVDDNGTRMTVVQYFWDRYNYRLKYASWPCLQSGSDSRPVYFPMEVCKIVEGQRYSKKLNDKQVTNILRATCQRPQQREQSIHEMVLHNKYTEDRFAQEFGIKVCHDLVSVPAHLKYHDSEREKTCAPSVGQWNMINKKMINGGTVDNWTYLSFSRMRPQEVQRFCGSLIQMCNATGMSFNPRPVVDVRSSNPNNIENVLRDVHRRTSELLVREGNGSLQLLIVILPDVSGSYGKIIRVCETDLGIVSQCCLPRHASRPNKQYLENVALKINVNVGGRNIVLEQAFIHNGIPFVSEVPTIIFGADVTHSPPGEDSASSMLRLVVASMDWPEITKYRGLVSAQPHRQEIIEDLFSVDKGPVKVVNGGMIRDLLIAFRKKTGRRPERIIFYRDGVSEGQFSHVLLHEMDAIRKACASLXEGYLPPVTYVVVQKRHHTRFFPEVHGRRDMTDKSGNILPGTFMDRQIFHPTEFDFHLCSHAGIQGTSRPTHYHVLYDENHFTADALQSLTNNLCYTYARCTRAVSVVPPAYYAYLAAFRGHCHVEVQPSVDGCVAASSGSNGKIALHREEPIKLVKDISSENKINPNVQILEAECCNESTTTLQALVRINDYPTICVDIKLDTSLEELVSLSFEKQGVFLSDYYVYCNGRMITDSCAFESVKASKAIICLIMPRLRGGMMNDLDCIPLEDYIRGLGDELFEVVHIPPDLQVPSYPKFLASLGFPGRSIILQILLLMGGIHSTHCLPSFSISDLVYYPHLQCVDLTKDIRTKLVWFSMDRYALNLQDLAKIVTQFFRYNADKVAAKLSDIHELRSGLGELPLFVKAFVNDLKKPSSWSGLSPKWRSFYSKHSGLRSTCGRVNFIFSLDFHTDYMTPVDHKNFISKMGYLKDNWLEIALECPAMKDVIFFPFLDSSTGKVTTKVYMVKSVASWLDFARIFLKHCRKGLCTDKEAEAILCVLFWRIIIIAQFKLFEDYQPAKTEKDGSSLTMDEILDPR